A window of the Trichoderma asperellum chromosome 4, complete sequence genome harbors these coding sequences:
- a CDS encoding uncharacterized protein (EggNog:ENOG41), translating into MAVQTYTPHELLHLQKAPIGKELYGQLQAKLRQDQELGEVLRLPLERSLPQIMEEPTNISGGAENASPRRGEGARQLDGTESEWRYRGRTDSDAIGAQPISAPTGLAAQKDEGFQRFYRAVVSPTHVRVTAGGRIVPNTRGSPSPTTRWPREKSTIEAATNNSRQPGREPLQQGQFAMPQPIGFFPPHAMIPGFAPGMVPMPTGPAPYPIMPWHVGFNIGGAIGMAPHPMGHVQGLVAMPPPPPNSANNDRQSETGASENATPTRVVASDHCDPTRPHIHNGQWMVPPGSTFHPYALGSHHGFLRPPMLPPMAAGQRFIPSHIMAPVPQGNGQIPQAQAAGVPLPLQQYPTVPNLTLSAGQHQSSIRASQITKRQLSVLRASLKWTEDQLQYNKHQIDERTMELHAQSLRHSIDHFEKIQDEQAANEDRCLAKDQSQDDLSDSASADEDRSKSPVTNSSAKPENSADSFSSLPDEASIVRADKGKPNGQRIAFPSNHDGATMQATPNVQSMGVPDETAAGKKSSTLPVTAALAPPFQPRVIGNQYSSDELPRSVNMQPMHEENVSPQPYLVGELPLGMNAEQARDTDYVYPRQLTEDELRARHMYWGKAPHHLQSGLPKFDGKDFYPPSPDSSQSPDNDSDLNRKFDTVMAKVIETESGGRNGGTEADPFQSSRRTPHTFGRGGKGASTESGSSQKSTAPSQDSDMLVVRRSRQDSGKKVLNGSRHQTTVADSPNARSESDSPDENDVKNIVFKGRNSLRQARPSPRSGIWHEMMKRGTSSGNAVPGTVSSTTAQGVLPHYSGHATASLAPTATNINSAPREQATKSGNSNEGGSTNSAVERQIENRPPGDGKLNAYLGVQGSKKRPSVI; encoded by the exons ATGGCCGTACAAACCTACACGCCCCAcgagcttctccatcttcagaAGGCACCTATCGGAAAAGAGCTATACGGTCAGCTCCAAGCAAAGCTTCGCCAAGATCAAGAACTAG GCGAAGTCTTACGGTTACCCCTTGAACGCTCGCTTCCTCAAATCATGGAAGAGCCAACTAATATCTCCGGTGGTGCGGAGAATGCCTCCCCTCGCCGTGGAGAAGGGGCTAGACAGCTAGATGGCACTGAGTCTGAATGGAGATACCGTGGCCGCACTGATTCGGATGCCATCGGAGCACAGCCCATATCTGCGCCGACTGGCTTAGCTGCTCAAAAAGATGAAGGTTTTCAACGATTCTACCGAGCAGTTGTGTCGCCGACTCATGTTCGAGTTACAGCCGGTGGTCGCATCGTACCCAATACACGCGGCTCTCCATCGCCCACAACTAGGTGGCCCAGAGAAAAGTCTACCATTGAGGCAGCTACCAACAACAGCCGCCAACCCGGCCGAGAGCCTCTCCAGCAAGGTCAGTTTGCTATGCCGCAGCCTATTGGCTTTTTCCCTCCGCATGCTATGATTCCGGGCTTTGCTCCTGGAATGGTACCTATGCCAACAGGACCAGCCCCATATCCTATTATGCCATGGCATGTAGGTTTCAATATTGGCGGAGCTATAGGAATGGCTCCTCACCCCATGGGCCATGTTCAAGGCCTCGTGgcaatgccgccgccgccaccaaacTCCGCGAATAATGACCGTCAAAGTGAAACAGGAGCTTCAGAGAACGCGACTCCAACTCGGGTTGTTGCATCCGACCATTGTGATCCGACACGTCCCCATATCCATAATGGACAATGGATGGTGCCGCCGGGAAGTACTTTTCACCCCTATGCTTTGGGATCTCATCACGGATTCTTAAGACCCCCAATGTTGCCACCCATGGCAGCTGGCCAGAGGTTTATCCCTAGCCATATTATGGCTCCTGTGCCTCAGGGCAATGGACAGATTCCCCAAGCTCAGGCAGCTGGCGTGCCGCTTCCCTTGCAGCAATATCCTACGGTACCGAACCTTACCCTTTCTGCTGGACAACATCAGTCCTCCATCCGGGCCAGCCAGATAACCAAGAGACAGCTTTCGGTGCTTCGAGCATCTCTCAAGTGGACAGAAGACCAGCTACAATACAACAAGCATCAGATTGATGAAAGAACCATGGAACTCCATGCGCAGTCGTTGCGTCACTCCATCGATCATTTCGAGAAGATTCAAGACGAGCAGGCTGCCAATGAGGATAGATGCCTCGCAAAAGATCAGTCTCAAGACGATTTGAGTGATTCTGCATCCGCAGACGAAGATCGGTCAAAGTCTCCAGTGACCAACAGCAGCGCAAAGCCAGAAAACAGCGCCGACAGCTTTTCCAGTCTCCCAGATGAGGCCTCTATAGTGCGAGCTGATAAGGGAAAACCAAACGGCCAGCGGATTGCTTTTCCTTCTAACCATGACGGTGCTACAATGCAAGCTACCCCTAACGTCCAGTCTATGGGTGTACCCGATGAAACTGCCGCCGGCAAGAAATCATCAACTTTGCCTGTCACTGCGGCGCTGGCTCCTCCATTCCAGCCTCGCGTAATAGGAAATCAATATTCCAGCGACGAATTGCCTCGTTCTGTTAATATGCAACCCATGCACGAGGAGAATGTTTCCCCTCAGCCTTATCTTGTGGGAGAGCTACCCCTTGGTATGAACGCTGAGCAGGCTCGGGACACAGACTACGTGTACCCTCGACAATTGACTGAGGATGAACTCCGAGCTCGTCACATGTACTGGGGCAAAGCTCCTCACCACCTCCAAAGCGGTCTTCCAAAGTTCGATGGCAAGGACTTTTATCCACCTTCGCCAGACAGCAGTCAATCTCCCGACAATGACTCGGATCTCAATCGGAAATTTGATACCGTCATGGCCAAGGTGATTGAGACTGAAAGCGGTGGCAGAAACGGTGGAACTGAAGCTGATCCTTTCCAATCTTCTCGACGTACTCCGCATACATTTGGACGAGGTGGAAAGGGTGCCTCAACTGAATCCGGCTCATCTCAGAAATCCACGGCCCCTAGCCAAGATAGCGATATGCTGGTTGTTCGTCGTTCGCGTCAAGATTCAGGAAAGAAAGTCCTTAATGGAAGTCGTCACCAGACGACTGTTGCTGACAGTCCCAATGCTCGCTCTGAGAGCGACAGCCCCGACGAAAACGACGTGAAAAACATCGTATTCAAAGGACGTAACTCTTTGCGTCAAGCTCG GCCAAGTCCTCGCAGCGGCATCTGGCATGAGATGATGAAACGCGGTACCTCAAGTGGTAACGCAGTTCCCGGAACAGTTTCGTCTACCACAGCCCAAGGTGTTCTGCCTCACTATAGCGGCCACGCCACTGCATCCCTTGCGCCTACAGCCACCAATATCAACTCTGCTCCCCGAGAGCAGGCCACTAAATCGGGAAACTCCAATGAAGGTGGATCGACGAACTCCGCGGTGGAAAGACAGATTGAAAACAGACCTCCTGGAGATGGCAAGCTCAATGCCTATCTAGGCGTTCAGGGATCGAAGAAGCGGCCTTCGGTGATTTGA
- a CDS encoding uncharacterized protein (TransMembrane:1 (i82-101o)~BUSCO:EOG092D1EUT) encodes MNTALRLVRSSPSRTASSSPQWACFFCQNARPQSRSPNFADFRRNLSISRPRREPQTPPRQQANAAYMENIRAQYNQKNKTSTYWTLSAIIGFLGLAYGAVPLYKMICQTTGWGGTPIRAYGLGGDEGEDLSTRLVPVTSAKRIKVTFNAAVSDVLPWKFVPQQREVRVLPGETALAFYKATNLGDQDIIGVATYSVTPAQCAGYFSKIQCFCFEEQRLNAGETVDMPVFFYLDPDLLNDVNMKGVETVTLNYTFFKARYDNNGRFTPPASS; translated from the exons ATGAATACCGCCTTGCGCCTTGTGCGCAGCAGTCCTTCACGGACAGCAAGCTCATCGCCCCAATGGGCTTGCTTTTTCTGCCAGAATGCCCGGCCACAGAGCCGCAGCCCCAATTTCGCAGACTTTCGCCGCaatctctccatctcaaGACCTCGTCGAGAGCCGCAGACGCCGCCTCGGCAGCAGGCGAATGCCGCCTACATGGAAAACATTCGGGCGCAGTACAATCAGAAGAATAAGACCTCGAC CTACTGGACCCTCAGCGCGATAATTGGCTTTCTTGGCCTGGCGTACGGCGCTGTGCCCCTCTACAAAATG ATTTGCCAAACCACTGGCTGGGGTGGCACGCCGATCCGCGCCTATGGCCTGGGCGGCGACGAAGGCGAAGACCTCTCCACCCGTCTTGTGCCCGTCACTTCTGCGAAGCGAATCAAAGTCACCTTCAACGCTGCCGTATCTGACGTCCTCCCATGGAAGTTTGTCCCTCAGCAGCGAGAGGTCCGAGTTTTGCCTGGCGAGACGGCCCTGGCATTCTACAAGGCCACGAACCTCGGCGATCAAGATATCATTGGTGTGGCAACATATAGCGTAACGCCCGCTCAATGTGCAGGCTACTTCAGCAAGATCCAGTGCTTCTGTTTTGAAGAGCAAAGATTAAACGCTGGCGAGACAGTGGACATGCCTGTTTTCTTCTACTTGGACCCCGATTTGTTGAATGATGTCAACATGAAAGGGGTTGAAACCGTTACACTAAACTACACATTCTTTA AAGCGAGATATGATAACAATGGCAGATTCACCCCTCCTGCCTCAAGCTAA
- the RPL26A gene encoding 60S ribosomal protein uL24 (BUSCO:EOG092D4HNO) — protein sequence MVKLNKNVSSSRSKSRRAHFKAGSGERRVIMSAPLSKELREKYNVRSIPIRKDDEVTIVRGSNKGREGKVTSVYRLKYVIHVERVTRDKASGQSVPLGIHPSNVVITKLKLDKDRESILARSKVGRELRAPNKVSA from the exons ATGGTCAAGCTGAACAAGA ACGTTTCTTCCTCCCGAAGCAAGAGCCGCCGTGCTCACTTCAAGGCCGGCTCTGGCGAGCGCCGTGTCATCATGAGCGCCCCTCTCAGCAAGGAGCTGCGTGAGAAGTACAAC GTCCGCAGCATCCCCATCCGCAAGGACGACGAGGTTACTATCGTCCGTGGCTCTAACAAGGGCCGCGAGGGCAAGGTCACCTCCGTCTACCGTCTCAAGTACGTGATCCACGTCGAGCGTGTCACCCGCGACAAGGCCAGCGGCCAGAGCGTCCCTCTGGGCATCCACCCCTCCAACGTCGTCATCAccaagctcaagcttgaCAAGGACCGTGAGAGCATCCTGGCCCGCTCCAAGGTTGGCCGTGAGCTCCGCGCTCCCAACAAGGTCTCTGCTTAA
- a CDS encoding uncharacterized protein (TransMembrane:1 (i199-221o)~BUSCO:EOG092D42PJ): MANPLDTDAGSELFSSYEAELKLVQADLAQKLDQIPDLSGEPRKAAVSQAERALEEADELLGQMRLEKQNIPTSARAKVNQRFRNYESDIDASRRKLTSLSSNRAALFGSRYTDEPSGDINLEQRQQLLSGTERLDRSTQRLLSSQRLANETEAIGAETLADLHRQGEVIRHTHDTLLDSEGYVDRSVKTLRGMARSMATNRVITISIITILVLLIIAVIFSKFR; the protein is encoded by the exons ATGGCGAACCCTCTCGACACAGATGCTGGCTCGGAACTTTTCAGCTCCTACGAGGCCGAACTCAAGCTTGTACAGGCTGACCTGGCACAAAAGCTAGATCAGATACCTGATCTGTCCGGTGAACCGCGCAAGGCTGCCGTCAGCCAAGCTGAGCGCGCCCTGGAGGAAGCAGATGAACTG CTCGGCCAAATGCGACTTGAAAAGCAGAATATCCCGACATCTGCACGAGCCAAAGTTAATCAGCGCTTCCGCAACTACGAATCCGATATCGATGCGAGCCGCCGAAAGCTTACAAGTCTTTCCTCTAACCGCGCAGCTCTCTTCGGCTCGCGGTACACTGATGAGCCATCTGGAGACATCAACCTGGAACAACGACAGCAGCTGCTGTCAGGAACCGAAAGGCTCGACCGAAGCACACAGCGACTTTTGTCCAGCCAGAGACTCGCCAACGAAACAGAGGCTATTGGGGCAGAAACCTTGGCCGATTTGCATCGTCAAGGTGAAGTTATTCGCCATACACATGATACCCTCTTGGACAGCGAAGGATATGTTGACCGCAGCGTCAAGACTTTGAGGGGGATGGCTCGGAG CATGGCGACGAACCGAGTGATTACAATCTCCATCATTACCATCTTAGTGCTTTTGATCATTGCTGTGATTTTCAGCAAGTTCCGATGA
- a CDS encoding uncharacterized protein (EggNog:ENOG41~TransMembrane:1 (o566-582i)), producing MLSIPCHRISAATLMHSSIGGAGSSSPPCPGRSRGRSGRVSDMCKWPWVVIFFWAAEAFPSLNIRASPRPPSSIATYTQTAVPMSHSVNRFTRKKVAIVGSGCSGIAALWALNRTYHDVYLYEAADRLGGHANTVQWKAGKYTTDVDTGFIVLNTATYPNFLNFLSRVGKPAVGVPTEPTEMTFSVSRDRGLFEWASTSLGTIFCQKRNIFSPRMWRTLFDIVRFSQFALDLLIDEEEYEPRYGGEHMMNHVHKTLTIGEYLEREGYSDGFRDDYLIPMTAAIWSASPDKCALEFPATTLVRFLWNHHLLSTLALRPKWLTLKNGARSYIDAVMKGFPSNHLFLNTAVKNVSNDSQGRVLLHLENGKTEVYDHVILATHGDQALSILGASATEQERSILSCFQTTQNEAVLHSDVSLMPRNKKAWSSWNFLTTSSSSTKKAMMDKVCLTYNMNILQHIPRNPFGDVLVTLNPIQRPDPSKVQGTFRYSHPLYTPSSVRAQKMLRYIQDRRGISYIGAWTGYGFHEDGFTSGLQVAQDHLGAKLPFEMRDSTYSRGRVPRLGLLDQLLRLIILAIQVFIIQVLERLAQSGRQKVVKPLVNGIQKKYGRQKLA from the exons ATGCTATCTATTCCGTGTCATCGAATCAGCGCCGCTACACTTATGCACAGTTCCATCGGTGGCGCCGGCAGCTCCTCCCCCCCTTGCCCTGGTCGTTCTCGAGGCCGCTCAGGTCGAGTCTCTGACATGTGCAAATGGCCTTGGGtggttatttttttttgggcagCTGAAGCTTTTCCCAGCCTTAATATTCGTGCTTCACCTCGACCTCCATCATCTATCGCCACTTACACACAAACCGCCGTTCCCATGAGCCACTCCGTTAACAGATTTACCAGGAAGAAAGTGGCCATTGTCGGCAGCGGCTGCTCGGGCATTGCTGCGCTTTGGGCCCTGAACAGGACGTATCACGATGTCTACCTTTACGAGGCCGCAGACCGCTTGGGCGGCCACGCCAACACTGTGCAGTGGAAGGCTGGCAAGTATACGACGGACGTTGACACCGGCTTCATTGTCCTAAACACTGCGACATACC CGAATTTCTTGAATTTTCTGAGTAGGGTTGGAAAGCCAGCCGTCGGGGTGCCAACCGAGCCCACTGAGATGACCTTTAGCGTATCGCGAGATCGGGGTCTTTTCGAATGGGCGAGCACGAGCCTGGGCACCATCTTCTGCCAAAAGCGAAACATCTTTTCTCCCAGGATGTGGAGGACGCTGTTTGATATCGTTCGCTTCAGCCAATTTGCACTAGATCTGCTCATagacgaagaggaatatGAGCCTCGATATGGAGGAGAGCACATGATGAACCATGTCCACAAGACCTTGACCATTGGAGAGTACCTAGAGCGTGAAGGGTACTCGGATGGCTTCCGAGACGACTATTTGATACCCATGACGGCTGCCATCTGGAGTGCCAGCCCGGATAAATGCGCATTAGAGTTTCCTGCGACGACACTTGTCCGCTTCCT ATGGAATCACCACTTGCTATCAACACTGGCCCTACGCCCGAAGTGGCTTACATTGAAAAATGGCGCTCGGTCATATATCGATGCTGTCATGAAGGGCTTTCCGTCCAATCACCTGTTCCTCAATACTGCCGTCAAGAACGTCTCGAATGATTCGCAGGGTCGAGTGCTATTACATCTTGAAAATGGCAAGACTGAGGTTTATGACCATGTCATCTTAGCGACTCATGGTGACCAAGCTCTGTCCATCCTCGGTGCCTCTGCCACAGAGCAGGAGCGTTCGATATTGTCTTGCTTTCAAACGACGCAAAACGAAGCAGTGCTGCATTCGGATGTGTCGCTGATGCCACGAAATAAAAAGGCATGGTCAAGCTGGAATTTCCTTAcaacgtcttcttcttcaacgaaAAAGGCCATGATGGATAAGGTTTGCTTGACATATAACATGAATATCCTGCAGCACATTCCAAGAAATCCATTTGGAGATGTTTTGGTCACTCTAAATCCCATCCAGCGCCCCGACCCAAGCAAAGTTCAAGGGACATTCCGCTACAGCCATCCTCTATACACTCCGTCCTCGGTGCGTGCACAAAAAATGCTGCGCTACATACAGGACAGGAGAGGGATTAGCTATATCGGTGCTTGGACCGGATACGGATTCCACGAAGATGGATTTACTAGCGGCTTGCAAGTGGCTCAGGATCATCTAGGTGCTAAGCTCCCCTTTGAGATGCGAGACTCTACCTATAGTCGTGGAAGGGTTCCCAGACTAGGTTTGCTGGACCAGCTACTGCGACTCATCATTCTGGCCATCCAAGTGTTCATCATTCAGGTGCTAGAGAGGCTGGCGCAGTCCGGAAGACAGAAAGTGGTGAAACCACTTGTCAATGGTATCCAGAAGAAATATGGACGTCAAAAATTGGCATAA
- a CDS encoding uncharacterized protein (BUSCO:EOG092D0PK7~EggNog:ENOG41), with protein sequence MSTRQLRKLQKQRELEAKVGQESEGSDGNASDDEIVPVVAKPRANLFAALGGDDGDDGDESEEVEQEAKGPASPVEEPEPAAPTTARKNKKKKKKSKKNKAATQAQDVENSQDDEIDRAIRELKIEPRVQDGSSQDNASTLNNILKTNPYNLKVANEMRNLFGRDIIESAAVDDEEQRRGARRRGMPQQMDIETFLKWPTDDRKLPESSRKRNVFIHGREHWPLKPTGGLSMKELGKTADGTGVEYTYVHNKDYDDVQTMFFVQVQMGDPMRMVYLLKRFPYHVSTLLQVSSVAKQDQNMALSAELCERALFSFGRVALSSFKQNLEHGMARSDFRRPENRQFWLAGYHYIKSLIRKGTYKTALEWAKLLYSLDRSDPYAMRHMIHSLALKAHESDWLLDFLGQLDTKGEREDTEYLAQSRILARLQIGDIEQARQDIVDGMKKVPWLYSALFQTLNLDIPPSIWGIKAEGGTRPFLTQLYVHQVGDLWNSPEAKSLLEDVAKSIDRADVEKTPAAADLPIDMGLARLVFLNGETSLMGLLPWDVFDQQPNYEFDPLPPAEEDNIFTAEGCRLPWRERETARGHPPAALEEFFAQVEELIGHPGRGAIAGDEEDAENPAGRQMLALQQWANGEIGDVGLNQNATDEGLEQDAANEAPESAEDQGLMRRFMQMFGFGRGAGAADATETGAHEAATEEEGEEEENNDDEARR encoded by the exons ATGTCGACGAGGCAGCTTCgcaagctgcagaagcagagagagCTAGAGGCAAAGGTTGGCCAGGAGTCTGAAGGCAGCGACGGCAATGCTAGCGACGACGAAATTGTTCCTGTAGTGGCAAAACCTCGGGCGAATCTGTTTGCTGCACTCGGAGGTGACGATGGTGACGATGGTGATGAGAGCGAAGAGGTAGAGCAAGAAGCGAAAGGACCGGCTTCACCTGTggaagagccagagccagctgcTCCAACTACTGccagaaagaacaaaaagaagaagaagaagagcaagaagaataagGCGGCGACTCAGGCTCAGGATGTTGAAAACAGCCaagatgatgagattgaCCGAGCCATCAGAGAGCTGAAAATTGAGCCACGGGTTCAGGATGGATCTTCACAGGACAATGCCTCAACGCTCAACAACATTCTGAAAACCAACCCTTATAACCTTAAAGTCGCCAATGAGATGCGAAACCTATTCGGCCGGGACATTATCGAGTCAGCAGCGGTAGACGACGAGGAGCAGCGCCGCGGGGCACGCCGAAGGGGCATGCCGCAACAGATGGACATAGAGACTTTCCTCAAGTGGCCGACGGACGACCGCAAGCTGCCAGAGAGCTCTCGAAAACGCAACGTCTTTATCCATGGGAGAGAGCACTGGCCGCTGAAGCCGACTGGAGGCCTATCCATGAAAGAGCTCGGCAAGACTGCCGATGGAACTGGAGTCGAATACACCTATGTACACAACAAGGACTACGATGATGTTCAAACTATGTTTTTTGTGCAGGTGCAGATGGGCGATCCAATGAGGATGGTGTACCTGCTCAAAAGATTTC CCTACCATGTCTCGACTCTCCTCCAGGTGAGCAGTGTGGCAAAGCAAGACCAGAACATGGCTCTCTCCGCAGAACTATGTGAGCGCGCCCTATTTAGCTTTGGCCGAGTGGCCCTCTCGTCTTTCAAGCAAAATCTCGAGCATGGAATGGCTCGCTCGGATTTCAGGAGACCGGAGAACCGCCAGTTCTGGCTCGCGGGATACCACTAcataaaaagccttataagGAAGGGAACTTATAAGACTGCGCTGGAGTGGGCAAAGCTACTCTACTCTCTGGATCGTAGCGATCCTTATGCGATGAGACATATGATTCACTCTCTGGCTCTAAAGGCACACGAATCAGACTGGCTCCTGGATTTCTTGGGCCAACTAGACACAAAGGGTGAACGAGAAGACACAGAATATCTCGCCCAGAGCAGAATATTGGCGAGACTGCAGATTGGCGATATCGAACAAGCTAGGCAAGATATCGTCGATGGAATGAAGAAAGTTCCCTGGTTATACTCGGCCTTATTCCAAACGTTGAATCTTGACATCCCACCGTCTATCTGGGGCATCAAAGCTGAGGGAGGAACCCGCCCCTTTTTGACACAATTATATGTGCATCAAGTAGGAGACTTGTGGAATAGCCCCGAAGCAAAGTCACTCTTGGAAGATGTGGCCAAGAGCATCGATCGGGCAGACGTTGAGAAAACACCGGCCGCAGCCGACCTCCCAATTGACATGGGCCTCGCCAGGTTGGTCTTCTTAAATGGGGAGACATCTCTCATGGGGCTATTGCCGTGGGATGTATTTGACCAGCAACCCAACTACGAATTCGATCCGCTGCCGCCCGCGGAGGAAGACAACATCTTTACGGCAGAAGGATGCAGGCTCCCCTGGCGCGAGCGAGAGACTGCCAGGGGGCACCCCCCGGCGGCTCTTGAGGAGTTCTTTGCTCAAGTGGAAGAGCTAATCGGGCATCCAGGTAGAGGGGCAATtgctggagatgaagaagacgcagaAAACCCAGCCGGACGCCAAATGCTGGCATTGCAACAGTGGGCTAACGGCGAAATTGGGGATGTTGGACTCAACCAGAATGCTACGGACGAGGGGCTTGAGCAGGATGCTGCGAATGAGGCGCCAGAGAGCGCTGAGGACCAAGGGCTCATGCGCAGGTTCATGCAGATGTTTGGATTTGGACGTGGTGCCGGGGCCGCTGACGCGACGGAGACTGGGGCCCACGAGGCAGcaacagaggaggagggggaggaggaggagaataaTGACGATGAAGCTCGCAGATAG
- a CDS encoding uncharacterized protein (EggNog:ENOG41~TransMembrane:1 (o483-499i)) translates to MPLRAEPRHVKKVAIVGSGCSGIAALWALNRTYHDVYLYEAADRLGGHANTVQWKAGKYTTDVDTGFIVLNTATYPNFLNFLSRVGKPAVGVPTEPTEMTFSVSRDRGLFEWASTSLGTIFCQKRNIFSPRMWRTLFDIVRFSQFALDLLIDEEEYEPRYGGEHMMNHVHKTLTIGEYLEREGYSDGFRDDYLIPMTAAIWSASPDKCALEFPATTLVRFLWNHHLLSTLALRPKWLTLKNGARSYIDAVMKGFPSNHLFLNTAVKNVSNDSQGRVLLHLENGKTEVYDHVILATHGDQALSILGASATEQERSILSCFQTTQNEAVLHSDVSLMPRNKKAWSSWNFLTTSSSSTKKAMMDKVCLTYNMNILQHIPRNPFGDVLVTLNPIQRPDPSKVQGTFRYSHPLYTPSSVRAQKMLRYIQDRRGISYIGAWTGYGFHEDGFTSGLQVAQDHLGAKLPFEMRDSTYSRGRVPRLGLLDQLLRLIILAIQVFIIQVLERLAQSGRQKVVKPLVNGIQKKYGRQKLA, encoded by the exons ATGCCCCTGCGAGCAGAACCGCGGCATGT GAAGAAAGTGGCCATTGTCGGCAGCGGCTGCTCGGGCATTGCTGCGCTTTGGGCCCTGAACAGGACGTATCACGATGTCTACCTTTACGAGGCCGCAGACCGCTTGGGCGGCCACGCCAACACTGTGCAGTGGAAGGCTGGCAAGTATACGACGGACGTTGACACCGGCTTCATTGTCCTAAACACTGCGACATACC CGAATTTCTTGAATTTTCTGAGTAGGGTTGGAAAGCCAGCCGTCGGGGTGCCAACCGAGCCCACTGAGATGACCTTTAGCGTATCGCGAGATCGGGGTCTTTTCGAATGGGCGAGCACGAGCCTGGGCACCATCTTCTGCCAAAAGCGAAACATCTTTTCTCCCAGGATGTGGAGGACGCTGTTTGATATCGTTCGCTTCAGCCAATTTGCACTAGATCTGCTCATagacgaagaggaatatGAGCCTCGATATGGAGGAGAGCACATGATGAACCATGTCCACAAGACCTTGACCATTGGAGAGTACCTAGAGCGTGAAGGGTACTCGGATGGCTTCCGAGACGACTATTTGATACCCATGACGGCTGCCATCTGGAGTGCCAGCCCGGATAAATGCGCATTAGAGTTTCCTGCGACGACACTTGTCCGCTTCCT ATGGAATCACCACTTGCTATCAACACTGGCCCTACGCCCGAAGTGGCTTACATTGAAAAATGGCGCTCGGTCATATATCGATGCTGTCATGAAGGGCTTTCCGTCCAATCACCTGTTCCTCAATACTGCCGTCAAGAACGTCTCGAATGATTCGCAGGGTCGAGTGCTATTACATCTTGAAAATGGCAAGACTGAGGTTTATGACCATGTCATCTTAGCGACTCATGGTGACCAAGCTCTGTCCATCCTCGGTGCCTCTGCCACAGAGCAGGAGCGTTCGATATTGTCTTGCTTTCAAACGACGCAAAACGAAGCAGTGCTGCATTCGGATGTGTCGCTGATGCCACGAAATAAAAAGGCATGGTCAAGCTGGAATTTCCTTAcaacgtcttcttcttcaacgaaAAAGGCCATGATGGATAAGGTTTGCTTGACATATAACATGAATATCCTGCAGCACATTCCAAGAAATCCATTTGGAGATGTTTTGGTCACTCTAAATCCCATCCAGCGCCCCGACCCAAGCAAAGTTCAAGGGACATTCCGCTACAGCCATCCTCTATACACTCCGTCCTCGGTGCGTGCACAAAAAATGCTGCGCTACATACAGGACAGGAGAGGGATTAGCTATATCGGTGCTTGGACCGGATACGGATTCCACGAAGATGGATTTACTAGCGGCTTGCAAGTGGCTCAGGATCATCTAGGTGCTAAGCTCCCCTTTGAGATGCGAGACTCTACCTATAGTCGTGGAAGGGTTCCCAGACTAGGTTTGCTGGACCAGCTACTGCGACTCATCATTCTGGCCATCCAAGTGTTCATCATTCAGGTGCTAGAGAGGCTGGCGCAGTCCGGAAGACAGAAAGTGGTGAAACCACTTGTCAATGGTATCCAGAAGAAATATGGACGTCAAAAATTGGCATAA